In Gimesia benthica, a single window of DNA contains:
- the lpxK gene encoding tetraacyldisaccharide 4'-kinase — translation MNEVDYLSIISGARHDWLARCLKPCFGFLSLFYGTAVAVRNRLFDWGLKRARPVSVPVISLGNLTTGGTGKTPLVAWLSQWFQEQGISVALLSRGYRALPGEVNDEKLLLDRLCPQVPHYQNPDRCASAEKAVEAGARLLILDDGFQHRRLARDLDIVLIDAVNPWGYGHQLPRGLLRESKSGLRRAGFVLITRVDQSPPELLENLITEVKQFVPEHRIAHVRFAPRGLVNAAGETRELTEVTGKQVWGFCAIGNPRGFQQTLVDAGGRVCGMRVFADHHHYSAGDLQEIGSEAERSGAELILTTAKDLVKISEQKLSGLPVWAVEIGAEIVQGRLILRKSCGKRGWWSQRNKSVNT, via the coding sequence GTGAACGAGGTTGACTATCTGAGCATCATTTCCGGCGCGCGACATGATTGGCTTGCCCGGTGCCTCAAACCCTGTTTCGGGTTTCTCAGCCTCTTCTATGGAACCGCGGTCGCTGTTCGCAACCGTCTGTTTGACTGGGGCCTTAAACGGGCACGACCGGTGAGCGTGCCCGTGATCAGCCTGGGAAACCTGACGACCGGGGGGACCGGGAAGACACCGTTAGTTGCCTGGCTGTCTCAGTGGTTTCAAGAACAAGGGATTTCTGTCGCGCTACTCAGCCGAGGTTATCGTGCGCTGCCCGGTGAAGTGAATGATGAGAAACTGCTGCTGGATCGACTCTGCCCACAGGTGCCGCATTATCAGAATCCGGATCGTTGTGCTTCAGCAGAGAAGGCTGTCGAAGCAGGAGCACGCTTACTGATCCTGGACGACGGGTTTCAGCATCGCAGGCTCGCACGTGATCTTGATATCGTGTTGATCGATGCAGTGAATCCCTGGGGCTACGGTCATCAATTACCGCGGGGACTGTTACGGGAGTCGAAGTCGGGATTGCGGCGGGCAGGATTTGTGTTGATCACGCGGGTGGATCAGAGTCCGCCTGAGTTGCTGGAGAATCTGATAACGGAAGTCAAACAATTTGTGCCCGAGCACAGGATCGCCCATGTGCGTTTTGCTCCCCGGGGGCTGGTCAATGCCGCTGGGGAAACCAGAGAACTGACTGAAGTGACCGGGAAACAGGTATGGGGTTTTTGCGCGATCGGGAATCCTCGCGGATTTCAGCAAACACTGGTGGATGCGGGAGGCCGGGTTTGTGGCATGCGTGTCTTTGCGGATCATCATCACTATAGTGCAGGCGACCTGCAGGAAATTGGCTCAGAGGCAGAACGGTCGGGAGCCGAGCTGATTTTGACGACTGCGAAGGACCTGGTGAAAATTAGTGAACAAAAACTGTCAGGGCTTCCGGTTTGGGCAGTGGAAATCGGTGCGGAAATCGTGCAGGGGCGGCTGATTTTGAGGAAATCCTGCGGAAAACGGGGCTGGTGGAGCCAGAGAAATAAGTCTGTAAACACGTAG
- a CDS encoding ABC transporter permease subunit/CPBP intramembrane protease encodes MIQWKNIKLILMRELRDQLRDRRTLFMVAILPLLLYPAMGIGMVQMTVMFSEQPRNVVLLGAKDLPQHPQLLEGDRFVSNWFMNPADAEKLRVITDAQGAGDDLSDIDSEEREKLLEQADKLEVDLKLHQQLLDTWDQLQVRLSQIQTKLDQHPKQNQKEPTEGDTQSEEKQQLVQEQKKLGTEKIELAEQITQSNARLSKQFAESQIQVLILFPPNLSKELELVSQKLARHEPIDFDPAVSLRPLVLENTADEKSRLAFTRVQEALDAWENAILRDRLSRARLPENLPNPINPDVIDLAQDDQLAANLWSKLFPALLIIMAATGAFYPAIDLGAGEKERGTMETLLISPARRTEIVLGKFLTVMIFSVSTALLNLASMGFTGKHMVNVAGSGALSKIGDLSFPSASALFWIVILLIPLSALFSALCLSLATFARSSKEGQYYLTPLLMVTLGLTVFCLSPAVEINAFYSMMPIVGVALLLKGMLLSAVNAGTLYVYAIPVLVSSIGYSLLALWWAIDQFQREDVLFREAERFELGLWLKHLMRTKDALPSFAEAGFCFVIIMLLQFAVMNTMRDAILTAPESMRAVRSMQLLMIQQLAIIATPALIMGIMLTTSVRKTFRLFLPSWGFWGVGLLLPFMLHPLSLELSASLQWFFPKLPPGAAAIIKEMSDPNQSLWFILLAFAIAPGICEEIAFRGFMLSGFGRRGRVWLAVILSSVTFGVMHQIPQQVFNATLMGLALGLVAVHSRSLFPGIAFHMIYNSLSVFRERIPEKWEPTHGLQYFVSMQPEGLRYSWPLLVLCAVVAFLLLRWTILQSRPAVAPNISSTDSLTSPTFNRRLTDTK; translated from the coding sequence ATGATACAGTGGAAGAATATCAAGCTCATTCTGATGCGTGAATTGCGCGACCAGCTCCGCGACCGGCGGACGCTGTTTATGGTTGCCATTCTCCCACTGCTGCTCTATCCGGCGATGGGTATCGGGATGGTGCAGATGACGGTGATGTTTTCGGAGCAGCCACGGAATGTTGTGCTGCTCGGGGCGAAAGATCTGCCTCAGCATCCACAATTGCTGGAAGGGGATCGATTTGTCTCCAACTGGTTTATGAATCCAGCCGACGCGGAAAAATTGCGGGTGATTACCGATGCACAGGGTGCCGGGGATGACCTGTCCGACATTGATAGTGAAGAGCGGGAAAAACTGCTGGAGCAGGCCGATAAACTGGAAGTGGATCTGAAACTGCATCAGCAACTGCTGGATACCTGGGATCAGTTGCAGGTTCGACTGAGTCAAATACAGACTAAGTTAGATCAACATCCGAAGCAGAATCAGAAAGAACCGACTGAGGGTGACACTCAGTCGGAAGAAAAGCAGCAACTGGTTCAAGAGCAGAAAAAACTGGGTACTGAGAAGATCGAGCTGGCTGAACAGATTACCCAGAGCAATGCACGTCTGAGTAAGCAGTTTGCTGAGAGTCAGATTCAGGTTTTGATTCTGTTTCCCCCGAATCTCTCCAAAGAGCTGGAACTGGTCAGTCAAAAACTGGCCCGACATGAGCCGATCGATTTTGATCCAGCCGTCTCCCTGCGGCCACTGGTACTGGAAAATACTGCGGATGAAAAATCGCGGCTGGCATTCACTCGTGTTCAGGAAGCGCTGGATGCCTGGGAAAATGCGATTCTGCGAGACCGACTGAGCCGTGCCCGGTTACCGGAAAATCTGCCGAATCCGATCAATCCGGATGTGATCGACCTGGCACAGGATGATCAACTGGCTGCGAACCTGTGGAGCAAGCTGTTTCCGGCGTTGCTGATCATCATGGCAGCGACGGGGGCTTTTTACCCGGCGATCGACCTGGGGGCCGGTGAAAAAGAGCGGGGTACGATGGAGACTCTGCTGATTTCACCCGCGCGTCGCACAGAGATCGTGCTGGGTAAATTCCTGACAGTGATGATCTTCAGTGTTTCGACGGCACTGTTGAATCTGGCGAGTATGGGTTTCACCGGCAAGCATATGGTGAATGTGGCAGGGAGTGGCGCGTTGTCGAAGATCGGTGATCTGTCCTTTCCTTCTGCTTCTGCACTGTTCTGGATTGTGATTCTACTGATTCCGCTTTCGGCGTTATTCAGTGCACTGTGTCTGTCACTGGCGACCTTTGCCCGCAGTAGTAAAGAGGGACAGTATTATTTAACGCCGCTGTTGATGGTGACGCTGGGGCTGACGGTGTTCTGTCTTTCTCCGGCAGTGGAGATCAATGCGTTTTACAGTATGATGCCGATCGTCGGGGTGGCTTTGCTGTTGAAAGGAATGCTGCTGTCTGCGGTGAATGCGGGTACCTTATATGTGTATGCGATTCCGGTGCTGGTATCGAGTATCGGTTATAGTCTGCTGGCACTCTGGTGGGCCATCGATCAGTTTCAGCGGGAAGACGTATTGTTCCGGGAGGCGGAACGGTTCGAACTGGGATTGTGGCTCAAGCACCTGATGCGGACCAAAGACGCGTTACCCAGTTTTGCGGAGGCCGGCTTCTGTTTCGTGATCATCATGTTACTGCAGTTTGCCGTGATGAATACGATGCGGGATGCGATTCTGACCGCGCCGGAATCGATGCGGGCGGTACGGAGCATGCAGTTGCTGATGATCCAGCAGCTGGCGATCATTGCGACACCAGCGTTGATCATGGGGATCATGCTGACGACCAGCGTGCGGAAGACGTTTCGTCTCTTTTTGCCCAGCTGGGGTTTCTGGGGCGTAGGACTTCTGTTGCCCTTCATGCTGCATCCGTTGTCGCTGGAACTGTCGGCGAGTCTGCAGTGGTTCTTTCCAAAATTGCCACCCGGGGCGGCGGCGATTATCAAAGAAATGTCTGATCCCAATCAGTCTTTGTGGTTTATTCTGTTGGCATTTGCAATCGCACCGGGGATTTGTGAGGAAATCGCATTCCGTGGATTTATGCTGAGCGGGTTTGGCCGCCGGGGCCGCGTCTGGCTGGCTGTGATTCTCTCGAGTGTGACGTTTGGTGTGATGCACCAGATTCCACAACAGGTATTTAATGCGACCCTGATGGGGCTGGCTCTGGGGCTGGTCGCGGTTCACAGCCGCAGTCTGTTTCCCGGGATCGCGTTCCATATGATTTATAATTCGCTGTCGGTCTTTCGCGAACGGATCCCGGAAAAATGGGAACCGACACACGGTCTGCAGTATTTTGTCAGTATGCAGCCTGAGGGGTTAAGGTATTCCTGGCCGCTGCTGGTCCTGTGTGCTGTGGTGGCATTTCTGCTGCTGCGGTGGACGATTCTACAGTCACGCCCGGCCGTCGCTCCGAATATCTCTTCCACGGATTCTCTGACGTCTCCGACCTTCAACCGTCGACTGACGGATACCAAATAA
- a CDS encoding ATP-binding cassette domain-containing protein, whose translation MIHIEQLSKSFDDLRRGSIVALDSVSFDVQAGEIFGLLGPNGAGKTTCLRLLSTVLQPTSGTATVAGYDVRTHPQEVRSHIGFMSGNTGIYDRMTAWEMVEYFGRLYGIEEGPLQERLEWIFTTLQMQDIRDMLGSKMSTGMKQKVSIARTIVHDPPVLIFDEPTSGLDVLVARAVLKTVEALREEGKCIIFSTHIMREVEKLCDRVAVIYKGTILAIGSIPELEEQYHESDMEELFFHLIQKHEDELAMKAQTDQ comes from the coding sequence ATGATTCACATCGAGCAACTGAGTAAAAGTTTCGATGATTTGCGACGTGGCAGCATTGTCGCACTCGATTCAGTGAGCTTCGATGTCCAGGCCGGAGAAATCTTTGGTCTGCTGGGACCCAATGGTGCAGGTAAGACGACCTGTCTACGATTGTTGAGCACCGTGCTGCAGCCCACATCCGGAACCGCGACGGTGGCCGGTTACGACGTGCGAACGCATCCCCAGGAAGTCCGTTCCCATATCGGCTTCATGTCGGGCAATACGGGAATCTATGACCGGATGACGGCCTGGGAGATGGTCGAATACTTCGGGCGTCTGTACGGCATTGAAGAAGGCCCCCTGCAGGAGCGGCTGGAGTGGATCTTCACCACGCTGCAGATGCAGGATATCCGGGACATGCTGGGATCGAAGATGTCCACGGGGATGAAGCAGAAAGTTTCAATTGCCCGAACGATCGTGCACGATCCGCCGGTGTTAATCTTTGACGAGCCGACCTCCGGCCTGGATGTGCTGGTAGCACGAGCGGTTCTGAAGACGGTGGAAGCTTTGCGCGAAGAAGGTAAGTGCATCATCTTTTCGACACACATCATGCGAGAAGTGGAAAAACTCTGCGACCGGGTGGCGGTGATTTATAAAGGTACCATCCTTGCAATCGGCAGTATTCCGGAGCTCGAGGAACAATATCACGAATCGGATATGGAAGAACTGTTTTTCCATCTCATTCAGAAGCATGAAGATGAGCTGGCGATGAAGGCACAGACAGACCAATGA
- a CDS encoding amidohydrolase family protein yields MPDATVEIEGTRIAAVYAGTHPRAIDLGNVALIPGLVNAHTHLEFSQLRAPLEPASPFTDWIRAIMKSRFETEQPVTERIQLGITECLLSGTTLVGEIATSVESLRLFNTESQVPRAIVFRECLGFTSDRMAGQEQVAAEFLAESLAPAAVERLCPGLSPHAPYSVHPDLYLNLVQQARDQGVPVAIHLGETAAEYDLLERKSGAFVDLLSELGLWDPEILKDGMRMTDYLAPLAELPAALAVHGNYFGPTEWEFLRGAPSISVVYCPRTHDYFGHSEHPWLSMIGQGINVALGTDSRASNPDLSLWRELQFLRERYPQVATALILECGTLAGARALGYSDDTGSLEAGKAADLALIQLPDDFDGGTDTDLLLDSRSYVARVMLNGQWIN; encoded by the coding sequence TTGCCAGATGCCACTGTCGAAATTGAAGGGACCCGCATTGCGGCCGTCTATGCAGGTACGCATCCCCGCGCGATCGATCTGGGCAATGTGGCTCTGATTCCGGGCCTGGTAAATGCCCACACGCATCTCGAATTCAGTCAACTGCGTGCCCCCCTGGAACCAGCTTCCCCGTTCACTGACTGGATTCGGGCGATTATGAAGTCCCGATTTGAGACCGAGCAGCCGGTCACAGAACGGATTCAGCTGGGTATCACAGAGTGTCTGTTGTCGGGAACGACTCTGGTCGGTGAAATTGCGACAAGCGTCGAGAGTCTGCGATTGTTTAATACGGAATCCCAGGTTCCCCGGGCAATTGTATTTCGAGAATGCCTGGGGTTTACCTCCGATCGTATGGCGGGGCAGGAGCAGGTCGCTGCTGAGTTCCTGGCGGAATCCCTCGCACCAGCGGCAGTCGAGCGGTTATGCCCGGGCTTGAGTCCGCATGCTCCGTATAGCGTTCATCCCGATTTATATCTGAATCTGGTACAGCAGGCCCGGGATCAGGGAGTGCCGGTTGCGATTCATCTGGGGGAGACGGCGGCGGAATATGATCTGCTGGAACGCAAATCAGGGGCATTTGTTGACCTTCTGAGTGAGCTGGGGCTGTGGGATCCCGAGATTTTGAAAGACGGGATGCGGATGACCGATTACCTGGCGCCACTGGCGGAATTACCGGCTGCTCTGGCAGTGCACGGCAATTATTTCGGCCCGACCGAGTGGGAATTTCTGAGGGGAGCACCTTCAATTTCAGTGGTCTATTGCCCCCGCACGCATGACTATTTCGGACATTCGGAGCATCCGTGGCTGTCGATGATCGGGCAGGGGATCAATGTCGCACTGGGGACGGACAGTCGGGCTTCGAACCCGGATTTGAGTCTCTGGAGGGAACTGCAGTTTCTGCGTGAAAGGTATCCCCAGGTGGCGACGGCACTCATTCTGGAATGTGGTACGCTCGCCGGAGCCCGTGCTTTGGGGTATTCCGACGATACAGGTTCGCTGGAGGCAGGAAAAGCAGCAGATCTGGCCCTGATCCAACTACCTGACGATTTTGACGGGGGAACGGATACTGATCTTTTGTTAGATTCCCGTTCTTATGTGGCCCGGGTCATGCTGAATGGGCAGTGGATCAATTGA
- a CDS encoding class I SAM-dependent methyltransferase → MSHLPQNRAAWNRLAENRSQFTKLATDEECRNPLQTLDSRGWLPASVEGKSVLCLASGGGWQSILYAAAGARVTVVDLSNKMLQLDEQEARRRGLQVKIVETSMDDLSMLHEAEFDIVHQPVSTCYVPDIEAVYREIARVLRPGGLYISQHKTPTSLQITHRDQQNRYVIGLEYYQQGALPKVEDRAYREDGATEYLHRWDQLVGGLCRTGFVIEDLREPLRADPSAPVGHFRYRGRFVAPYVRIKARRISEDTGKQESSSLWVP, encoded by the coding sequence ATGTCCCACCTGCCTCAGAACCGAGCCGCCTGGAACCGGTTGGCAGAAAACCGCAGCCAGTTTACGAAGCTGGCAACCGATGAAGAGTGCCGCAATCCGTTGCAGACGCTGGATTCGCGCGGCTGGCTGCCTGCTTCGGTCGAAGGGAAGTCGGTACTCTGCCTGGCATCGGGGGGAGGCTGGCAGTCGATTCTGTATGCTGCAGCAGGAGCCCGGGTTACCGTTGTTGACCTGAGCAACAAGATGCTGCAACTGGACGAACAGGAAGCGCGCCGTCGCGGGCTGCAGGTCAAGATTGTGGAAACGTCGATGGATGATCTGTCGATGCTGCACGAGGCTGAGTTCGATATTGTGCATCAGCCGGTGAGTACCTGCTATGTGCCCGATATTGAAGCGGTGTACCGCGAAATCGCACGTGTGTTACGTCCCGGTGGTCTGTATATCAGTCAGCATAAGACGCCCACCAGTCTGCAGATTACGCATCGGGATCAGCAGAACCGGTATGTGATCGGTCTGGAATATTATCAGCAGGGCGCATTGCCCAAAGTCGAAGACCGGGCTTACCGCGAAGACGGGGCCACAGAGTACCTGCATCGCTGGGATCAACTGGTGGGGGGCTTGTGCCGCACCGGGTTTGTGATCGAAGATTTACGCGAGCCGCTACGGGCTGACCCCAGTGCACCGGTAGGTCATTTTCGCTACCGGGGACGTTTTGTCGCACCTTACGTACGAATCAAGGCACGACGGATTTCCGAAGATACCGGGAAACAGGAATCTTCGTCTCTCTGGGTCCCTTAG
- a CDS encoding serine/threonine protein kinase, with product MNKHEHESAPERLGEYLIGKKIGAGGMGSVYLATNIHTDQQVAIKILPSALAREAGFVERFHREIEALKKMHNPYVIEFYDSGVENDIYYYVMEYVEGETLTNRLRRDKRLDWKIVIDISIQICSALKASHDAGIIHRDLKPSNLILKDDNTVKLADFGVAQLFATEKLTVTGGIIGTAEYMSPEQAEGKRVTRQSDLYSLGAVMYVMLTGRPPFSGKTMLAIIQKQKYGQYDRPSRYVDDLPVWLEEIVCQLLEKDPQKRYPDAYVLSRRLQEVINKYEMSTSEDTYALSGTSADSATSTQAHSDFSDQGAGSGTLMQGLMRAQLEAESTGSRLGQLFDNTWFLLGLLALVIAGGYFWFQERELSREEMLQHAKQILQQPEGPDWYIARDKYLLPLLENPSNEDESIIKEQLSRIQSYELRSKAGMTAKRKSRSGLQTEPQRFIALAQNYLESGNLMQAEIVLSSLIELLPEEPEQKEMRDLAIQMRNDLRQDPNRTAQRYIMLTQSMSKADALLKEQKYAEAAAVWRAIIVLYGQDPAASVFVENARKHLDQLPDNMSAETPPPEPEKASTENE from the coding sequence TTGAATAAACACGAACATGAATCCGCCCCCGAACGTCTGGGGGAATATCTGATCGGGAAAAAAATCGGGGCTGGCGGCATGGGTTCCGTCTACCTCGCAACGAACATCCACACCGATCAGCAGGTTGCCATAAAAATTCTCCCGAGTGCCCTGGCCCGTGAGGCTGGCTTCGTCGAACGCTTCCATCGTGAAATCGAAGCACTCAAGAAAATGCACAACCCGTATGTTATCGAATTCTATGACAGCGGAGTTGAAAACGACATCTACTACTACGTAATGGAGTACGTCGAAGGAGAAACGCTCACCAACCGTCTCCGCCGCGACAAACGGCTCGACTGGAAAATCGTTATCGATATTTCGATTCAGATCTGCTCTGCCCTCAAGGCATCCCACGACGCCGGTATCATTCACCGCGACCTGAAACCGTCCAACCTCATTCTCAAAGACGATAACACGGTCAAACTGGCCGACTTCGGCGTAGCACAGCTCTTCGCGACTGAAAAACTGACCGTCACCGGGGGCATCATAGGCACGGCAGAATACATGTCCCCCGAACAGGCAGAGGGCAAACGGGTTACTCGCCAGAGCGACCTGTATTCACTCGGTGCCGTCATGTATGTCATGCTCACCGGCCGTCCCCCTTTCAGTGGCAAAACCATGCTGGCCATCATCCAGAAACAGAAGTACGGCCAATACGATCGACCCAGCCGCTATGTGGACGATCTGCCAGTCTGGCTGGAAGAGATCGTCTGCCAGCTCCTCGAAAAAGATCCTCAGAAACGTTACCCCGATGCGTATGTGCTCTCGCGTCGTCTGCAGGAAGTGATCAACAAGTATGAGATGTCGACTTCGGAAGACACCTATGCACTTTCCGGCACCAGCGCAGATTCAGCGACTTCCACCCAGGCACACTCTGACTTCTCCGATCAGGGAGCGGGCTCAGGCACCCTGATGCAGGGACTGATGCGGGCACAACTCGAGGCTGAGAGTACCGGCTCCCGGCTGGGACAACTGTTTGACAACACCTGGTTTCTGCTTGGTCTGCTCGCCCTGGTCATCGCCGGAGGCTACTTCTGGTTCCAGGAACGCGAACTGTCCCGCGAGGAAATGTTGCAGCACGCGAAACAGATCCTACAGCAGCCGGAAGGCCCCGACTGGTACATCGCCCGCGATAAATACCTGCTCCCCCTGCTGGAGAATCCTTCTAATGAAGACGAGAGCATCATCAAGGAGCAGCTGAGTCGCATTCAATCTTATGAGCTCCGCTCGAAAGCCGGCATGACTGCCAAGCGCAAATCACGCTCTGGCCTGCAGACCGAACCGCAGCGGTTCATAGCCCTGGCCCAGAATTACCTGGAATCAGGAAACCTGATGCAGGCCGAGATTGTTCTGTCCTCACTGATTGAACTGCTCCCGGAAGAACCGGAACAGAAGGAGATGCGGGATCTGGCCATCCAGATGCGCAACGATCTCCGGCAGGACCCTAACCGTACCGCTCAACGTTATATTATGCTCACGCAATCAATGTCTAAGGCAGACGCTCTGCTGAAAGAACAGAAATACGCTGAAGCTGCTGCTGTCTGGCGTGCGATCATCGTCCTCTATGGACAGGACCCGGCTGCCAGTGTCTTCGTTGAAAATGCGCGCAAACATCTGGATCAACTGCCCGATAACATGTCGGCAGAAACCCCACCCCCTGAACCTGAGAAAGCCAGTACCGAGAATGAATGA
- a CDS encoding sirohydrochlorin chelatase, with protein sequence MDESMSDARRKAVLLIAHGSRRAEANQDLVQLAEMLRERSVFPIIEIAYLELAEPTIPEGAERCVAAGAEEVLMLPYFLSAGVHVQNDLEEHRSEFTTQFPGTEFKLCGHLGLHPLMLEIVLARLREADED encoded by the coding sequence ATGGATGAATCCATGTCTGATGCAAGAAGGAAGGCTGTTCTGCTGATCGCACACGGCAGTCGACGTGCGGAGGCAAATCAGGATCTCGTGCAGCTCGCAGAGATGCTGCGGGAACGGTCTGTGTTTCCGATCATCGAGATCGCTTATCTGGAACTGGCAGAGCCGACGATCCCTGAGGGGGCGGAACGCTGTGTGGCTGCGGGAGCGGAGGAAGTGTTGATGCTGCCCTACTTTCTCTCAGCAGGCGTGCATGTGCAGAATGATCTGGAAGAGCACCGCAGTGAATTTACGACACAATTCCCCGGGACCGAGTTTAAATTGTGTGGGCATCTGGGACTGCATCCGCTGATGCTGGAAATTGTACTCGCTCGGTTGCGGGAGGCTGACGAAGACTGA
- a CDS encoding adenine phosphoribosyltransferase yields the protein MNDSLNLKDYIREIPDFPKPGILFRDITPLLAEPKAFQAVVDRLADYYRDKQITAILAAEARGFIFAAPLALALGARFIPIRKPGKLPFETRAFHYELEYGSDSLEMHTDSIHSDDRVVIVDDLLATGGTISACIELARHSNAEIVGCAFLIELAFLNGREKMNGCDVFSLIHYDAE from the coding sequence ATGAATGACTCGCTCAATCTGAAAGATTATATTCGTGAGATCCCCGACTTCCCCAAACCCGGCATCCTGTTTCGGGATATCACACCTCTGCTGGCCGAGCCGAAGGCATTCCAGGCTGTCGTCGATCGTCTGGCAGACTACTACCGCGATAAACAAATTACTGCAATCCTGGCTGCCGAAGCACGTGGATTCATCTTTGCAGCGCCTCTGGCTCTGGCTCTGGGTGCCCGCTTCATTCCGATTCGCAAGCCCGGCAAACTCCCCTTTGAAACCAGAGCCTTTCACTACGAACTGGAGTACGGATCTGACTCGCTCGAGATGCACACCGACTCCATCCATTCAGATGACCGAGTCGTCATCGTAGATGACCTGCTCGCAACCGGTGGTACAATCTCCGCCTGTATCGAACTGGCCCGCCACTCCAACGCGGAAATCGTGGGCTGTGCCTTTCTGATCGAACTGGCATTCCTCAACGGTCGCGAGAAGATGAATGGCTGCGATGTTTTCTCACTGATTCATTACGACGCCGAATAA
- a CDS encoding DUF1573 domain-containing protein, protein MKMFDKDKIDFGVIARGSDAEYRLKIKNIYKDPVHIANVRTTCGCSAAEPSKSILESGEEGYIQVKMDTARFQRRKDSNVIITIDAPQYAEVRIPITSYIRTDVVFTPGAANFGSVEVGKGAETTVALAYAGREDWALTGIESRNPHVTAKAVETNRGGGRVNYNIMLTLDPKTPKGPIREQLILKTNDVNFTTVPLLVEARVESDITITPEVVSLGMMVPGQEKTVNVVMRGKKPFEITKIECESNDEAFKIRMPKAAQPIHVLPLTIVPPDKPGEYSEEFTVTIDGRSEPITFKAFGRIAETKTN, encoded by the coding sequence ATGAAGATGTTCGATAAAGACAAAATCGACTTCGGCGTCATCGCCCGTGGTTCCGATGCCGAATACCGCCTGAAAATTAAGAATATCTATAAAGATCCCGTCCATATTGCCAATGTTCGCACCACTTGCGGCTGTTCGGCTGCTGAGCCTTCCAAGAGCATCCTGGAAAGTGGCGAAGAAGGATACATCCAGGTCAAAATGGATACCGCCCGCTTCCAGCGTCGTAAAGATTCTAACGTGATTATCACCATTGATGCTCCCCAGTATGCTGAAGTCCGGATCCCGATTACTTCGTATATCCGTACCGATGTCGTCTTCACACCGGGTGCTGCCAACTTTGGTTCTGTCGAAGTCGGTAAAGGTGCAGAGACCACTGTGGCTCTCGCTTATGCAGGCCGTGAAGACTGGGCACTGACCGGAATCGAATCCCGTAACCCACACGTGACTGCCAAGGCTGTCGAAACGAATCGAGGTGGTGGACGCGTCAATTACAACATCATGCTGACTCTCGATCCCAAGACTCCTAAAGGTCCAATCCGGGAGCAGCTCATCCTGAAAACCAACGACGTTAACTTCACAACAGTACCTCTGCTGGTCGAAGCCCGTGTCGAATCTGACATTACCATTACCCCCGAAGTTGTTTCTCTGGGCATGATGGTTCCGGGACAGGAAAAAACAGTCAATGTTGTAATGCGGGGCAAAAAGCCATTTGAAATCACAAAGATTGAATGCGAATCCAACGATGAAGCATTCAAGATCCGCATGCCGAAAGCAGCTCAGCCCATTCACGTGCTGCCGCTGACAATCGTTCCTCCCGATAAACCAGGTGAATACTCAGAAGAGTTTACCGTGACCATCGATGGTCGCAGTGAACCGATCACCTTCAAAGCCTTCGGTCGGATTGCTGAAACAAAAACCAATTAG